Proteins encoded within one genomic window of Halorussus salilacus:
- a CDS encoding LeuA family protein, with the protein MREWPHDGVRCPTTTCTRPVPAGRVEFFEGTLATTAEIESARVFDTTLRDGEQAPRTSFSYDEKRAIAGTLDDMGTHVIEAGFPVNSDAEFEAVSDIAASTTATTCGLARVVEGDVEAALDSGVEMVHVFASTSDVQIEDSMHATREEVVERSVKSVERVKEAGATAMFSPMDATRTDEEYLVEVVEAVTEAGVDWINIPDTCGVATPTRFGKLVATVREHTDARIDVHTHDDFGMASANALAGFEAGADQAQVSVNGIGERAGNAAYEEVVMTVESVYGVDTGIDTTQIADLARAVEAYSDVPVPANKPVVGDNAFAHESGIHAAGVIENSDTFEPGVMTPEMVGAEREFVLGKHTGTNSVRKRLEESGFAPTDAEVREVTRRVKDYGAEKNRVTAADLKRFAREVGVAREESEVRA; encoded by the coding sequence ATACGAGAGTGGCCCCACGACGGAGTACGATGTCCGACAACGACATGCACTCGTCCGGTACCAGCCGGGCGGGTCGAGTTCTTCGAGGGTACGTTAGCTACCACTGCTGAAATCGAGTCCGCGCGGGTCTTCGACACGACCCTGCGGGACGGGGAACAGGCACCGCGCACCTCATTCTCGTACGACGAGAAGCGGGCGATTGCTGGGACCTTGGACGACATGGGCACTCACGTCATCGAGGCGGGGTTCCCGGTCAACTCCGACGCCGAGTTCGAGGCCGTCAGCGACATCGCCGCGAGCACCACCGCGACCACCTGCGGGCTGGCCCGCGTGGTCGAGGGCGACGTGGAGGCCGCGCTCGACTCCGGCGTCGAGATGGTCCACGTCTTCGCCTCGACCAGTGACGTCCAGATAGAAGACTCCATGCACGCCACCCGCGAGGAGGTCGTCGAGCGCTCGGTGAAGTCGGTCGAGCGCGTCAAGGAGGCGGGCGCGACCGCGATGTTCTCGCCGATGGACGCCACCCGGACCGACGAGGAGTACCTCGTCGAGGTCGTCGAGGCCGTCACCGAGGCGGGCGTCGACTGGATCAACATCCCCGACACCTGCGGGGTCGCCACCCCGACGCGGTTCGGGAAGTTGGTGGCGACCGTTCGCGAGCACACCGACGCCAGAATCGACGTTCACACCCACGACGACTTCGGGATGGCGTCGGCCAACGCGCTCGCCGGGTTCGAGGCCGGGGCCGACCAGGCGCAGGTCTCGGTCAACGGCATCGGCGAGCGCGCGGGCAACGCCGCCTACGAGGAGGTCGTGATGACGGTCGAGTCGGTGTACGGCGTCGATACCGGCATCGACACCACCCAGATCGCCGACCTCGCGCGGGCCGTCGAGGCCTACAGCGACGTGCCGGTACCGGCGAACAAGCCCGTCGTGGGCGACAACGCGTTCGCCCACGAGAGCGGCATCCACGCCGCGGGCGTCATCGAGAACTCCGATACGTTCGAACCCGGCGTGATGACCCCCGAGATGGTGGGTGCCGAGCGGGAGTTCGTGCTGGGCAAGCACACCGGCACCAACTCGGTCCGCAAGCGTCTGGAGGAATCGGGATTCGCCCCGACCGACGCCGAGGTCCGGGAGGTCACCCGCCGGGTCAAGGACTACGGCGCGGAGAAGAACCGCGTCACGGCCGCCGACCTCAAGCGGTTCGCCCGCGAGGTCGGGGTCGCCCGCGAGGAATCGGAGGTCAGAGCCTGA
- the ilvB gene encoding biosynthetic-type acetolactate synthase large subunit — MSERATRAFDAADPEDPDAADTDSASEDAADAEAGGAETGAQAVVAALERAGAETLFGVQGGAIMPVYDALYDSELHHVMMAHEQAAAHAADAYGVVSGTPGVCLATSGPGATNLVTGIADASMDSDPMVALTGQVPTNFVGNDAFQETDTTGVTAPITKTNYFADRADTVGDTVGEAFAYAEAGRPGPTLVDLPKDVTNAETGGGSGEPPRAETPDTYDPRTAADGDAVAAAARTLERAEKPVILAGGGVVKGEASDRLREFATEHEIPVATSMPAVGCFPEDHELAMEMAGMHGTGYANMATTHCDVMLAVGTRFDDRLTGGVETFAPEAELLHVDIDPAEISKNVEADVPLVGDAATVLQQVDEEMDRSPDCPEWREQCRAWKREYPMDYATPEDEPLKPQFVVEAFDEATDDDAIVTTGVGQHQMWAVQYWTYREPRTWVSSHGLGTMGYGLPAAIGAKFACDDQDVVCFEGDGSFLMTLQELSVAVRENLDITVAVLNNEYIGMVRQWQDAFFDGRHSASEYEWCPEFGPLAEAFGAKGFTVSEYDEVADTVEAALDYDGPSVVDFRIDPAENVYPMVPSGGANGEFALSEDQL, encoded by the coding sequence GTGAGCGAACGAGCGACTCGCGCGTTCGACGCCGCCGACCCAGAGGACCCCGACGCGGCCGACACCGACTCCGCCTCGGAGGACGCCGCCGACGCCGAGGCCGGGGGAGCCGAGACCGGCGCGCAGGCGGTCGTCGCCGCGCTCGAACGCGCGGGAGCCGAGACGCTGTTCGGCGTTCAGGGCGGGGCCATCATGCCCGTCTACGACGCCCTCTACGACTCGGAGTTGCACCACGTCATGATGGCCCACGAGCAGGCCGCCGCCCACGCCGCCGACGCCTACGGCGTCGTCTCGGGCACGCCCGGCGTCTGTCTCGCCACCTCCGGGCCGGGCGCGACCAACCTCGTGACCGGCATCGCCGACGCCAGCATGGACTCGGACCCGATGGTCGCGCTCACGGGGCAGGTCCCCACGAACTTCGTGGGCAACGACGCCTTCCAGGAGACCGACACCACCGGCGTGACCGCGCCCATCACCAAGACGAACTACTTCGCCGACCGGGCCGACACCGTCGGCGACACGGTGGGCGAGGCGTTCGCCTACGCCGAGGCGGGGCGACCCGGCCCGACCCTCGTGGACCTGCCGAAGGACGTGACCAACGCCGAGACGGGCGGAGGGTCCGGCGAACCGCCGCGCGCGGAGACGCCCGACACCTACGACCCGCGGACGGCGGCCGACGGCGACGCGGTCGCCGCGGCCGCCCGGACGCTCGAACGCGCCGAGAAGCCCGTGATTCTGGCGGGCGGCGGCGTCGTCAAGGGCGAGGCCAGCGACCGGCTCCGCGAGTTCGCGACCGAACACGAGATTCCGGTCGCCACGTCGATGCCCGCGGTGGGTTGCTTCCCCGAGGACCACGAGCTGGCGATGGAGATGGCTGGCATGCACGGCACCGGCTACGCCAACATGGCGACCACCCACTGCGACGTGATGCTCGCGGTCGGCACCCGGTTCGACGACCGACTGACCGGCGGCGTCGAGACGTTCGCGCCCGAGGCCGAACTCCTCCACGTCGACATCGACCCCGCGGAGATATCGAAGAACGTCGAGGCCGACGTTCCGCTGGTCGGCGACGCGGCCACGGTGCTGCAACAGGTCGACGAGGAGATGGACCGCTCGCCCGACTGCCCGGAGTGGCGCGAGCAGTGCCGGGCGTGGAAGCGCGAGTACCCGATGGACTACGCCACGCCCGAGGACGAACCGCTCAAGCCCCAGTTCGTGGTCGAGGCGTTCGACGAGGCGACCGACGACGACGCCATCGTCACCACGGGCGTCGGCCAGCACCAGATGTGGGCGGTCCAGTACTGGACGTACCGCGAGCCCCGGACGTGGGTGTCCTCCCACGGCCTCGGCACGATGGGCTACGGCCTGCCCGCGGCCATCGGCGCGAAGTTCGCTTGCGACGACCAGGACGTGGTCTGCTTCGAGGGCGACGGCTCGTTCCTGATGACGCTGCAGGAGCTCTCGGTCGCGGTCCGCGAGAACCTCGACATCACGGTCGCGGTCCTCAACAACGAGTACATCGGGATGGTCCGTCAGTGGCAGGACGCCTTCTTCGACGGGCGACACTCCGCCTCCGAGTACGAGTGGTGTCCGGAGTTCGGCCCGCTCGCCGAGGCGTTCGGCGCGAAGGGCTTCACCGTCTCGGAGTACGACGAGGTCGCCGACACGGTCGAGGCCGCGCTCGACTACGACGGCCCCTCGGTCGTCGACTTCCGCATCGACCCCGCGGAGAACGTCTACCCGATGGTCCCGAGCGGCGGGGCCAACGGCGAGTTCGCCTTATCGGAGGACCAGCTATGA
- the ilvN gene encoding acetolactate synthase small subunit, giving the protein MTGELRGPAPDERPQPDGRRNSQGTRIDPEVEAEQETRTAVVSALVEHEPGVLAKVSGLFSRRQFNIESLTVGPTTVEGNARITLVVEETDAGIDQVKKQVAKLRPVIQVGELGDDAVQAELVLLKVRGEEPDKVHAITQMYEGQTLDAGPRTITVQITGGQGKIDDAIDAFRQFGIIEIARTGQTALARGDTPTTPGEEPGHEKASDERRADDAPAGTYDD; this is encoded by the coding sequence ATGACGGGCGAACTGCGGGGGCCCGCCCCCGACGAGCGCCCACAGCCCGACGGGCGGCGCAACTCCCAGGGCACGCGCATCGACCCCGAAGTCGAGGCCGAGCAGGAGACCCGGACCGCGGTCGTCTCCGCGCTGGTCGAACACGAACCCGGCGTGCTGGCGAAGGTCTCGGGGCTGTTCTCCCGGCGGCAGTTCAACATCGAGAGCCTCACCGTGGGGCCGACCACCGTCGAGGGCAACGCCCGAATCACCCTCGTGGTCGAGGAGACCGACGCCGGAATCGACCAGGTCAAAAAGCAGGTCGCGAAGCTCCGGCCCGTGATTCAGGTGGGCGAACTCGGCGACGACGCGGTGCAGGCCGAGCTGGTCCTGCTGAAGGTCCGGGGCGAGGAACCGGACAAGGTCCACGCTATCACCCAGATGTACGAGGGCCAGACCCTCGACGCCGGGCCCCGGACCATCACGGTCCAGATCACCGGCGGGCAGGGGAAGATAGACGACGCGATAGACGCCTTCCGGCAGTTCGGCATCATCGAGATCGCCCGGACCGGACAGACCGCGCTGGCCCGCGGCGACACGCCCACCACGCCGGGCGAGGAGCCGGGTCACGAGAAGGCCAGCGACGAGCGACGAGCCGACGACGCGCCCGCGGGAACGTACGACGACTGA
- the ilvC gene encoding ketol-acid reductoisomerase, which translates to MTDEFDTDIYYDDDANSAHIEDKTVAVLGYGSQGHAHAQNLADSGVDVVVGLREDSSSREAAEADGLRVGTPTEAASAADIVSVLVPDTVQPAVYADIEGVLEAGDTLQFAHGFNIHFGQIEPPEDVDVTMIAPKSPGHLVRRNYENDEGTPGLLAVYQDATGEAKQEALAYGKAIGCTRAGVVETTFREETETDLFGEQAVLCGGITELIKQGYETLVDAGYSKEMAYFECLNEMKLIVDLMYEGGMREMWDSVSDTAEYGGLTKGPEIIDEGVRENMDEALEAVQNGEFAREWIAENQTGRPVYRQHKQRDVNHEIEDVGARLRDLFAWSEAQRASEDASGETASEADEQDESTEENDKERVSADD; encoded by the coding sequence ATGACTGACGAATTCGACACCGACATCTACTACGACGACGACGCGAACAGCGCGCACATCGAGGACAAGACCGTGGCCGTGCTCGGCTACGGCAGTCAGGGCCACGCCCACGCCCAGAACCTCGCCGACAGCGGGGTCGACGTGGTGGTGGGCCTCCGGGAGGATTCCTCGTCCCGCGAGGCCGCCGAGGCCGACGGCCTCCGGGTCGGCACGCCGACCGAGGCCGCGAGCGCGGCCGACATCGTGTCGGTACTGGTCCCCGACACGGTCCAGCCCGCGGTCTACGCCGACATCGAAGGGGTTCTGGAGGCGGGCGACACCCTCCAGTTCGCCCACGGCTTCAACATCCACTTCGGCCAGATCGAACCGCCCGAGGACGTGGACGTGACGATGATCGCGCCCAAGTCGCCCGGCCACCTCGTGCGGCGCAACTACGAGAACGACGAGGGGACCCCCGGTCTGCTGGCGGTGTATCAGGACGCCACCGGCGAGGCCAAGCAGGAGGCGCTCGCCTACGGGAAGGCAATCGGTTGCACGCGGGCGGGCGTGGTCGAGACCACGTTCCGCGAGGAGACCGAGACCGACCTGTTCGGCGAGCAGGCCGTGCTGTGTGGCGGCATCACCGAACTCATCAAGCAGGGCTACGAGACGCTCGTCGACGCTGGCTACTCCAAGGAGATGGCGTACTTCGAGTGCCTCAACGAGATGAAGCTCATCGTGGACCTGATGTACGAGGGCGGGATGCGCGAGATGTGGGACTCGGTCTCGGACACCGCCGAGTACGGCGGGCTGACCAAGGGCCCCGAGATAATCGACGAGGGCGTCCGCGAGAACATGGACGAGGCGCTCGAAGCCGTCCAGAACGGCGAGTTCGCCCGCGAGTGGATCGCCGAGAACCAGACCGGCCGCCCGGTGTACCGCCAGCACAAGCAGCGCGACGTGAACCACGAGATAGAGGACGTAGGCGCGCGCCTTCGGGACCTATTCGCGTGGAGCGAGGCGCAACGCGCCTCGGAAGACGCGAGCGGTGAAACCGCGAGCGAGGCGGACGAGCAGGACGAATCGACCGAGGAGAACGACAAAGAGCGAGTGAGCGCAGATGACTGA
- the leuC gene encoding 3-isopropylmalate dehydratase large subunit, producing the protein MSERTLYDKVWDEHKVTTLPTGQDQLFVGLHLVHEVTSPQAFGMLRERDMEVAYPERTHATVDHIVPTGDRDRPFEGAAEEMMSELEENVREAGIEFSHPDTGDQGIVHVIGPEQGLTQPGMTIVCGDSHTSTHGAFGALAFGIGTSQIRDVLATGTVAMEKQKVRRIRVTGELGDCVEAKDVILEIIRRLGTDGGVGHVYEYAGEAIEEMGMEGRMSVCNMSIEGGARAGYVNPDETTYEWLAETDAFADDPEAFEQLKPYWESIRSDDDAVYDDEVVIDGSSLEPVVTWGTTPGQGVGVTEPIPAPEDLPADKRETARRAQEHMRVEPGDTMEGYPIDVAFLGSCTNARLSDLRRAARLVAGREVHDEVHAMVVPGSQRVKDAAEAEGLDEVFREAGFDWRDAGCSMCLGMNSDQLEGDEASASSSNRNFVGRQGSKEGRTVLMNPRMVAAAAIEGEVTDARELPEVEVAR; encoded by the coding sequence ATGAGCGAACGCACCCTCTACGACAAGGTCTGGGACGAGCACAAGGTGACGACCCTGCCGACCGGGCAGGACCAGCTGTTCGTCGGCCTCCACCTCGTCCACGAGGTGACCAGCCCGCAGGCGTTCGGGATGCTCCGCGAGCGCGACATGGAAGTCGCGTACCCCGAGCGGACCCACGCCACCGTCGACCACATCGTTCCCACGGGCGACCGCGACCGCCCCTTCGAGGGCGCGGCCGAGGAGATGATGTCGGAACTGGAGGAGAACGTCCGCGAGGCGGGCATCGAGTTCTCCCATCCCGACACCGGCGATCAGGGCATCGTCCACGTCATCGGCCCCGAGCAGGGGCTCACGCAACCGGGAATGACCATCGTCTGCGGCGACAGCCACACCTCGACCCACGGCGCGTTCGGCGCGCTGGCGTTCGGCATCGGCACCTCCCAGATTCGGGACGTGCTCGCGACCGGCACCGTGGCGATGGAGAAACAGAAGGTCCGGCGCATCCGGGTCACGGGCGAACTCGGCGACTGCGTCGAGGCCAAGGACGTGATACTCGAAATCATCCGCAGGCTCGGCACCGACGGCGGCGTCGGCCACGTCTACGAGTACGCGGGCGAGGCCATCGAGGAGATGGGGATGGAGGGCCGGATGAGCGTCTGCAACATGTCCATCGAGGGCGGCGCTCGCGCGGGGTACGTCAACCCCGACGAGACCACCTACGAGTGGCTCGCCGAGACGGACGCCTTCGCCGACGACCCCGAGGCGTTCGAGCAGCTGAAGCCCTACTGGGAGTCCATCAGGTCCGACGACGACGCCGTGTACGACGACGAGGTCGTCATCGACGGCTCCTCGCTCGAACCCGTGGTGACGTGGGGCACCACGCCCGGACAGGGCGTCGGCGTCACCGAGCCGATTCCCGCGCCCGAGGACCTGCCAGCCGACAAGCGGGAGACCGCCCGACGTGCGCAGGAGCACATGCGCGTCGAACCCGGCGACACGATGGAGGGCTACCCCATCGACGTCGCCTTCCTCGGCTCCTGCACGAACGCCCGCCTGTCGGACCTCCGGCGCGCCGCACGACTCGTGGCTGGCCGGGAGGTCCACGACGAGGTGCACGCGATGGTGGTCCCGGGGAGCCAGCGCGTGAAGGACGCCGCCGAGGCTGAGGGACTCGACGAGGTGTTCCGCGAGGCCGGATTCGACTGGCGCGACGCGGGATGCTCGATGTGCCTCGGGATGAACAGCGACCAACTGGAGGGCGACGAGGCCAGCGCCTCGTCGTCGAACCGCAACTTCGTCGGGCGACAGGGGAGCAAGGAGGGCCGAACGGTCCTGATGAACCCCCGGATGGTCGCCGCGGCCGCCATCGAGGGCGAAGTGACCGACGCCCGCGAACTGCCGGAAGTGGAGGTGGCCCGATGA
- the leuD gene encoding 3-isopropylmalate dehydratase small subunit produces the protein MTTDDTDRAGVETVEEVSGTGVPVRGNDIDTDQIIPARFLKVVTFDGLGQFAFHDVRFDDEDNPKDHPFNEDRFRDASVLVVNANFGCGSSREHAPQALKRWGIDAVVGESFAEIFAGNCLALGVPTVTASPEEIAALQDFVEENPDAEIDVDVADETVGYGDREIDATVDDAQRKALVEGVWDTTALMKSNAAAVAETAASLPYIDAGADASDASGAEGDA, from the coding sequence ATGACGACCGACGACACCGACCGAGCGGGCGTCGAGACCGTCGAGGAGGTCTCCGGAACCGGCGTGCCGGTCCGGGGCAACGACATCGACACCGACCAGATAATCCCCGCGCGGTTCCTGAAGGTCGTGACCTTCGACGGGCTCGGCCAGTTCGCGTTCCACGACGTGCGGTTCGATGATGAAGACAATCCGAAGGACCACCCCTTCAACGAGGACCGGTTCCGTGACGCCTCGGTGCTCGTCGTCAACGCCAACTTCGGGTGTGGCTCCTCGCGCGAACACGCCCCGCAGGCCCTGAAGCGCTGGGGAATCGACGCGGTCGTGGGCGAGAGCTTCGCCGAGATATTCGCGGGCAACTGCCTCGCGCTCGGCGTACCCACGGTCACCGCGAGTCCCGAGGAGATAGCGGCCCTGCAGGACTTCGTCGAGGAGAACCCCGACGCCGAAATCGACGTGGACGTGGCCGACGAGACCGTCGGATACGGCGACCGCGAAATCGACGCGACGGTCGACGACGCCCAGCGGAAGGCGCTCGTCGAGGGCGTCTGGGACACGACCGCGCTGATGAAATCGAACGCGGCGGCGGTCGCCGAGACCGCCGCGAGTCTGCCCTACATCGACGCCGGAGCCGACGCGAGCGACGCGAGCGGCGCGGAGGGCGATGCATGA
- a CDS encoding isocitrate/isopropylmalate dehydrogenase family protein: MTEKIAVIPGDGIGQEVTPAAREVLEAVAPDFEFEEADAGDEVAAETGDPLPDATRELAASADATLFGAAGETAADVILPLRSAVGSFANVRPVRAYPGTDAPHPETDLVFVRENTEGVYAGHETEVAPGVTTLTRVVTEAASEEIARYGFEYAAERDRSVTIAHKANVMRETDGLFLATAEAVAEEFDVPADDALMDALAMHLVQRPEDFDVVVCPNLAGDVLSDLAAGLVGGLGLLPSANVGRERALFEPVHGTAPDIAGEGVANPTAAMLSAALLLEYLGHDDEGRRVRSAVEATLESGPRTPDLGGDATTRDVTDAVLERL, encoded by the coding sequence ATGACCGAGAAGATCGCAGTGATTCCGGGCGACGGAATCGGTCAGGAGGTCACCCCGGCGGCCCGCGAAGTGCTGGAAGCGGTCGCCCCAGACTTCGAGTTCGAGGAGGCCGACGCGGGAGACGAGGTCGCCGCGGAGACCGGCGACCCCCTCCCCGACGCGACCCGCGAACTCGCGGCGAGCGCTGACGCCACGCTGTTCGGCGCGGCGGGCGAGACCGCGGCCGACGTCATCCTCCCGCTGCGGAGCGCGGTCGGGTCGTTCGCCAACGTCCGGCCGGTCCGGGCGTACCCGGGGACCGACGCGCCCCACCCCGAGACCGACCTCGTCTTCGTGCGCGAGAACACCGAGGGCGTGTACGCGGGCCACGAGACCGAGGTCGCGCCGGGCGTAACCACGCTGACACGGGTCGTTACCGAGGCGGCGTCCGAGGAAATCGCGCGTTACGGCTTCGAGTACGCCGCCGAGCGCGACCGCTCGGTCACCATCGCACACAAGGCCAACGTGATGCGCGAGACCGACGGCCTGTTCCTCGCGACCGCCGAGGCGGTCGCCGAGGAGTTCGACGTGCCCGCAGACGACGCGCTGATGGACGCGCTGGCGATGCACCTCGTCCAGCGCCCCGAGGACTTCGACGTGGTCGTCTGCCCCAACCTCGCGGGCGACGTGCTCTCGGACCTCGCGGCCGGACTCGTGGGCGGGCTGGGCCTGCTCCCCAGCGCGAACGTCGGCCGCGAGCGCGCGCTGTTCGAGCCGGTCCACGGCACCGCGCCCGACATCGCGGGCGAGGGCGTCGCCAATCCGACCGCCGCGATGCTGTCGGCCGCGCTCCTGCTGGAGTACCTCGGCCACGACGACGAGGGCCGACGCGTGCGCTCTGCGGTCGAGGCGACGCTGGAGTCGGGGCCGCGCACGCCCGACCTCGGCGGCGACGCGACGACGAGGGACGTGACCGACGCGGTACTGGAGCGCCTGTAG
- a CDS encoding DUF7563 family protein, with the protein MTTTDNRLTNGDDTMAENRCQSCGSFVTRDFARVFGNNKNEVFGCLECMTATEVKKGGARAETVDTTNLIGGREPLR; encoded by the coding sequence ATGACCACGACCGACAACAGACTCACCAACGGCGACGACACGATGGCGGAGAACCGGTGCCAGAGTTGCGGTTCCTTCGTGACGCGGGACTTCGCTCGCGTGTTCGGGAACAACAAGAACGAGGTGTTCGGCTGCCTCGAATGCATGACGGCGACCGAGGTCAAGAAGGGCGGGGCACGCGCCGAGACGGTCGACACGACCAACCTCATCGGCGGGCGCGAACCGCTTCGATAG
- a CDS encoding DUF7557 family protein, whose translation MPKINVDENTVERLDGLRTEDESYDELINELINIYEAEELTLFHGGDEV comes from the coding sequence ATGCCGAAGATAAACGTCGACGAGAACACCGTAGAGCGACTCGACGGCCTCCGGACCGAGGACGAGTCCTACGACGAGCTCATCAACGAGCTCATCAACATCTACGAGGCCGAGGAGCTGACGCTGTTCCACGGCGGCGACGAGGTTTAG
- a CDS encoding protein sorting system archaetidylserine decarboxylase, whose translation MGRRFAPGAWRYAAIPLALALPAGVVASPLASAGALALAAAVLAFHRDPDRTPPESGIPAPADGKVSVVREEGDRVRVGVFMNVTDVHVNRAPLGGRVEAVDHEPGRHLPAFSKESDRNEKLHIRFDDHEVTLIAGAFARRIHPYVEPGDELDRGERLGHISFGSRADVVLPASVGLGDVTVERGDRVRAGETVVAEV comes from the coding sequence ATGGGGCGGCGATTCGCGCCGGGCGCGTGGCGGTACGCCGCGATACCGCTGGCGCTCGCGCTTCCCGCCGGTGTCGTCGCGTCGCCGCTCGCGAGCGCCGGGGCGCTCGCGCTCGCGGCGGCGGTCCTCGCCTTCCACCGCGACCCGGACCGGACGCCGCCCGAGTCGGGCATCCCCGCGCCCGCCGACGGGAAGGTGTCGGTCGTTCGCGAGGAGGGCGACCGGGTGCGCGTCGGCGTGTTCATGAACGTCACGGACGTTCACGTCAACCGCGCGCCGCTGGGGGGTCGGGTCGAGGCGGTCGACCACGAACCCGGCAGACACCTCCCGGCGTTCTCGAAGGAGTCGGACAGAAACGAGAAGCTCCACATCCGATTCGACGACCACGAGGTGACGCTCATCGCGGGGGCGTTCGCCCGGCGCATCCACCCCTACGTCGAACCCGGCGACGAACTCGACCGGGGCGAGCGACTCGGACACATCTCGTTCGGTAGCCGGGCCGACGTGGTCCTCCCGGCGTCGGTCGGACTCGGAGACGTGACCGTCGAGCGCGGCGACAGGGTGCGGGCGGGCGAGACGGTGGTCGCCGAGGTCTAA
- a CDS encoding DUF5799 family protein, whose protein sequence is MSDRGWQDTIVGDRMAVDQEFAQRVAESEFSSQEWGLIMTAVELEIENPDDAERARVVADTSKVEQVMPELENIRSQMGAMGGAGGQRAGGNGIFDSVKGMLGLGGGGGGADPSQLQAANRLAQEYADELQERLESQGKWSRVRETAAGTE, encoded by the coding sequence ATGTCCGACAGAGGCTGGCAGGATACGATAGTGGGCGACCGGATGGCGGTCGACCAGGAGTTCGCCCAGCGGGTCGCCGAGTCGGAGTTCTCCTCGCAGGAGTGGGGGCTCATCATGACCGCGGTCGAACTCGAAATCGAGAACCCCGACGACGCCGAGCGCGCTCGCGTCGTCGCCGACACCTCGAAGGTCGAGCAGGTGATGCCCGAACTCGAGAACATCCGGAGTCAGATGGGCGCGATGGGCGGAGCGGGCGGCCAGCGAGCGGGCGGAAACGGAATCTTCGACTCCGTGAAGGGCATGCTCGGACTCGGCGGCGGGGGCGGCGGGGCCGACCCGAGCCAGCTTCAGGCCGCGAACCGACTCGCTCAGGAGTACGCCGACGAACTCCAGGAGCGCCTCGAATCCCAGGGCAAGTGGTCGCGAGTCCGTGAGACCGCGGCTGGCACCGAGTAG